In Ignavibacteriota bacterium, a single genomic region encodes these proteins:
- a CDS encoding DEAD/DEAH box helicase family protein has product MLKDKDFKYRYSTGRKDLPFDFFEIALSNSNCFDMGLGYFSSASFNILSVGIAHFISNGGNMRLYINQHLTEDDYYLLQNNKKIDFEEYIVQSFDALRKTLSQRDEHFFKCLSFLVQTNRIEIKVVIPKTGGLAHEKFGVFTDENNDKVAFIGSLNLTAAALVRNIETIECTCSWKGTDSKERIEICEQDFAEIWDGKTNNVLVFPTKKFCQEIVKTYPNVEANELLIQENEIIKKLSKNSTIEDEVLASSITIREPHFPDKYPEGARPFQKQAYEEWLNNGKQGIFAMATGTGKTITSLNCALQEYKNESIYQLLILVPTIALVEQWIEEIALFDFKNIITIFSENPWWRQQIVNLVDKVSRGKKISFVLVSTYQSFTSKDFQQILPELPDSLIVIADEAHNIGSESVKAIFRTLHFKRRIALSATPSRIYDEEGTAELESFFNDKPPCVQFLHESSNRRRILDGILLLSQNGLSE; this is encoded by the coding sequence ATGCTGAAAGACAAGGATTTTAAATATAGATATTCAACAGGAAGAAAAGATTTGCCATTCGATTTTTTTGAAATAGCATTGTCAAACAGTAATTGTTTTGATATGGGTTTAGGTTATTTCAGTAGTGCCTCTTTTAATATTCTCTCTGTTGGTATTGCACATTTTATTAGTAATGGAGGTAACATGCGTCTATATATAAATCAACACCTTACAGAAGATGATTATTATCTATTGCAAAACAATAAAAAAATAGATTTTGAGGAATATATAGTTCAATCATTTGATGCCCTCAGAAAAACATTATCTCAGCGAGATGAACATTTCTTTAAATGTCTTTCTTTCCTTGTTCAAACTAATAGAATTGAGATTAAAGTTGTTATTCCTAAAACTGGAGGTTTAGCTCATGAAAAGTTTGGTGTTTTTACAGATGAAAATAATGATAAAGTTGCTTTTATAGGTTCTTTAAATTTAACAGCAGCTGCATTAGTTAGAAATATTGAAACTATTGAATGCACATGTTCTTGGAAAGGTACTGATAGCAAAGAAAGAATTGAAATATGCGAACAAGATTTTGCTGAAATCTGGGATGGCAAAACAAATAATGTACTCGTGTTTCCCACAAAAAAATTCTGTCAGGAGATAGTAAAAACCTATCCAAATGTGGAGGCAAACGAATTACTGATACAAGAGAATGAAATAATTAAAAAATTATCTAAAAATTCTACGATTGAAGATGAAGTATTGGCATCCTCAATAACAATAAGAGAACCTCATTTCCCAGATAAATATCCAGAAGGAGCAAGACCATTTCAAAAACAAGCTTATGAAGAATGGTTAAATAATGGCAAACAGGGGATTTTTGCTATGGCAACTGGAACTGGTAAAACTATTACTTCATTGAATTGTGCACTTCAAGAATATAAAAATGAAAGTATTTACCAATTACTAATATTAGTGCCAACTATTGCATTAGTTGAACAATGGATTGAAGAAATTGCTCTGTTTGATTTTAAAAATATAATTACAATCTTTTCGGAAAATCCTTGGTGGAGACAACAAATTGTCAATTTAGTAGACAAAGTCAGTAGAGGTAAAAAAATTAGTTTTGTATTAGTATCAACATATCAATCTTTTACTAGCAAAGACTTTCAACAAATTTTGCCAGAATTGCCAGATAGTTTGATTGTTATTGCTGATGAAGCACATAATATAGGATCTGAATCTGTTAAGGCAATTTTTCGAACATTGCATTTCAAAAGGAGAATAGCATTATCAGCAACCCCAAGCAGAATATACGACGAAGAAGGAACGGCAGAGTTAGAAAGTTTTTTTAACGATAAACCTCCTTGTGTTCAATTTCTCCATGAGTCAAGCAATAGAAGAAGGATACTTGATGGAATATTGTTATTATCCCAAAATGGCTTATCTGAATAA
- a CDS encoding DndE family protein translates to MFTHIKTSKENKEIVSKLTRKLNLGAENIIARIAFAYSLSTEKKLDLVNLKNSQGKEYSNSVLFGEYLHYYISMICVNYNIYKTDKDIPKYIKMHVDDGLEMINQELTDNPNLDGFEYLIDKIENGLLEIC, encoded by the coding sequence ATGTTTACGCACATTAAAACATCGAAAGAAAATAAGGAAATAGTCTCAAAACTCACAAGAAAATTGAATCTTGGAGCCGAAAACATTATTGCAAGAATAGCGTTTGCTTATTCTTTATCGACAGAAAAAAAACTTGATCTGGTAAATTTAAAAAATTCACAAGGGAAAGAGTATAGTAATTCTGTTTTGTTTGGAGAGTACCTCCATTATTATATTTCCATGATTTGTGTGAATTATAATATATACAAAACTGATAAAGATATACCAAAATATATAAAAATGCACGTCGATGATGGGTTGGAAATGATCAATCAAGAATTGACAGACAATCCTAATCTGGATGGATTTGAATATCTTATTGATAAAATTGAGAATGGGTTATTAGAAATATGTTAA
- a CDS encoding AAA family ATPase yields the protein MRINKIILSNFRIYKGLEKIEFSHESNKNITLIAGLNGYGKTTFLTALIWGFYGKLIGEVDEKYKKEIFEAGGYKKFANIILNRDVKNDKQYINEFSVEIELSDVNIPSVPCQKIIIRRVYNTDEETEKCIILIDNFENELTKEVGPDIFINDFILPREIAKFFFFDAEKIVSLAEVQSLNEKIRLSKAYSEVLGINKYENLKRNLENLKLKLRKKSATASDRNRIIKLNDDIEHLQKLIIINESKIKATESEIENLKIISEQYQEKLIREGNKITVEELIKVKKLRDNLIQQSQEIKARLKDLLELAPFAIAGNNLKKVYFQLIAENKKSEKKIDNEYIKNKFITIKQNIENSFDEKNVPELLKNEIIEIMTKAFSSSGTGQEETIDKILLDLNGVQSNTFFSIFDNLKLTFNALFKQIVKEEKNNKIFLLKILRKISDAEAKDSDILTQKYKSEKLKIDIKIKELINEQHKLYGEIGAYQVDLNSKSRILSELNKTVKLDEIDERKDILIDRLLKELNEFIYKYKVERKFSLQNRLKSNLNLLMHKENFISDVKIELNGEIIEISLFDSSQSIIEKETLSKGEQQLYASALLKSLVEESGIQFPIFIDSPLQKFDKNHSINIISKFYPSISRQVILFPLLEKELTEKEFNDLLPNIVKTFKIKNQDGNSYIEECEPKHLFHDLENKINVYAH from the coding sequence ATGAGGATAAACAAAATAATATTATCAAATTTTAGAATTTATAAAGGATTAGAAAAGATTGAATTTTCACATGAATCCAATAAAAATATAACGTTAATTGCGGGCTTGAATGGATATGGTAAAACAACATTTTTAACAGCATTGATTTGGGGATTTTACGGGAAATTAATCGGGGAAGTTGATGAAAAGTATAAAAAGGAAATTTTTGAAGCTGGTGGTTATAAGAAATTTGCAAATATAATTTTAAACCGAGATGTTAAAAATGATAAGCAATATATCAATGAATTCAGTGTTGAAATTGAATTATCAGACGTTAATATTCCTTCAGTACCATGTCAAAAAATTATTATTCGAAGAGTTTACAATACAGATGAAGAGACCGAAAAATGTATAATCCTTATCGATAACTTTGAGAATGAGTTAACAAAAGAAGTAGGACCTGATATTTTTATAAATGATTTTATTTTACCAAGAGAAATAGCTAAGTTCTTTTTCTTTGATGCTGAGAAAATAGTATCATTGGCAGAGGTCCAATCTCTAAATGAAAAAATAAGACTTAGTAAAGCTTATTCAGAGGTTCTTGGAATTAATAAATATGAAAATCTAAAAAGAAATCTCGAAAATCTAAAATTAAAATTAAGAAAAAAATCTGCTACAGCATCTGATAGAAATAGAATAATTAAGTTGAATGACGATATAGAACATCTTCAAAAATTGATTATTATTAATGAATCTAAAATAAAAGCTACCGAATCTGAGATAGAAAACCTTAAAATTATTTCTGAACAATATCAGGAAAAATTAATCAGAGAAGGAAATAAAATAACTGTTGAAGAATTGATTAAGGTCAAAAAACTGAGAGATAATTTAATACAACAAAGTCAAGAAATCAAAGCAAGATTAAAAGACCTTTTGGAACTGGCTCCCTTTGCTATTGCAGGAAATAATTTAAAAAAAGTTTATTTTCAATTAATTGCAGAAAACAAAAAAAGTGAAAAAAAAATTGATAATGAATATATTAAAAATAAATTCATCACTATAAAACAGAATATTGAAAATTCATTTGATGAAAAGAATGTACCGGAATTGTTAAAGAATGAAATAATTGAAATAATGACCAAAGCGTTTTCATCAAGTGGTACAGGTCAAGAAGAAACGATTGATAAAATTCTTTTGGATTTAAATGGAGTTCAATCTAATACATTTTTCTCTATATTTGATAATTTGAAACTGACCTTTAATGCTCTTTTCAAACAAATCGTAAAAGAAGAAAAAAACAATAAGATTTTTCTTTTGAAAATTTTAAGAAAAATTTCAGATGCTGAAGCAAAAGATTCAGATATTTTAACTCAAAAGTACAAATCAGAAAAGTTAAAAATTGATATCAAAATAAAAGAATTAATAAATGAACAGCATAAATTATATGGTGAAATTGGGGCATATCAGGTCGATTTAAATTCAAAATCCAGGATTCTGTCAGAGCTCAATAAAACAGTAAAATTGGATGAGATCGATGAAAGAAAAGATATCTTAATCGATAGACTCTTAAAAGAATTAAATGAGTTCATTTATAAATATAAAGTCGAAAGGAAGTTTTCACTTCAAAATCGATTGAAATCCAACTTAAACTTATTGATGCATAAAGAAAATTTCATAAGTGACGTAAAAATTGAATTGAATGGTGAAATAATAGAAATTTCCTTATTTGATAGCTCTCAGTCAATAATTGAGAAGGAGACTTTATCTAAAGGGGAACAACAATTATATGCTTCTGCATTGCTAAAATCATTAGTAGAAGAATCAGGTATTCAATTCCCTATTTTTATTGACAGCCCATTACAAAAATTTGACAAAAATCATTCCATCAATATTATTTCAAAGTTTTATCCATCTATTTCCAGACAAGTGATTTTATTTCCGCTACTGGAAAAAGAACTAACTGAAAAAGAATTTAATGATTTATTACCTAATATTGTTAAAACATTTAAAATTAAAAATCAAGATGGGAATTCCTATATTGAAGAATGTGAGCCGAAACATCTATTTCATGACTTAGAAAATAAAATAAATGTTTACGCACATTAA